The Syntrophus gentianae genome contains the following window.
TCCGGGGTGCCTGATGGGCCTCCAGAAGCGCAATCGCGCTTATAAGCAGGTCCGCTCCGAGGGCGGCCAGTCGATCATGAAGGTGACCGAAGGTTTCCTCCGGGTCAACCGGGGTTGCTTCCTGAAGGAGGATGTCCCCGGTATCCAGCCCTTCATCCATATACATGATCGTGACGCCCGTATTTGTTTCTCCGTTGATCAGCGTCCAATTGAGCGGCGCTGCGCCACGGTATTTGGGGAGCAGGGAAGGATGGACATTGATGCAGCCCAGGGGCGGAAAATTCAGGACCTCTCTGGGCAGGATCTGTCCGAAAGCGGCAACGACGATCAGGTCCGGCGAGAACGTTTTCAGGGTCTCCATAAATGAGGGTTCTTTGACCCTCTGGGGTTGAAGAACGGGGATGTCATAGCGAATGGCCACCTCTTTCACGGGCGGCGGCATCAGTTGTTTGCCTCGTCCTTTCGGACGGTCCGGCTGAGTGACAACGGCAACGATTTCAAATTGTTTTTCGACCAGCTTTTCCAGTGACGGCAGGGCAAATTCAGGGGTTCCCATGAACATTAGAGTCGGTTTCGGCATCTTGTGACATCTCCTGTAATTCCGCTTGAAAATTTACTTCGAGGTGGATTTTCTCTTTTCTATCCACTTCAGATATTTTGCGAACAATCCTGCATCGAGGTTCTTCATCATCTTGCGAAGATCAATAAAATTCACGGTTTTTATAAATCTCAAATGCGCTTCCTGATTGCACAGAAGAAGAGCGCGAAGAAACAGTCTGGCCTTGAGCTCGGGTTCCGGGGCCCGTTGGAATTTCTTCTGCAGCGCGAGATAATCTTCCACCAGTTCCTTCAGCCCTTCGTAGAAACCCAGTAAATTCGGTTTGAAAAGATCCAGAAACATGGCATGGACCGGCAGCCATTCCAGAGCCAGAGCTTCGTTTCCATACCGGTCCATGAGCCTGTCCTTCAGAGAGACGAGATCAGAATCCTGCAGAAAATTCCAATCCACCGCCTTCGGATCGTTCAGGCAGGCGTTCAGGTAACATTGCCGGGCTTGTGCAAACTCATTGCGCATTGCATAGGCGTCACCGAGATAGCCGTAAATAAGGCTATTCCTGGGTGAAAGGGGAAGGCAGGCCTGCAGCGCTCTGATGGCCTCGGCCGGACGACCGGCCTGCAGGTAAACATATCCCGTGGGAACTGAGTTGGAAAGGTAAGGGGCGTCGCACAGGTGATAATCTTCGATCGCCTGGAGAATCCTGCGCTGGAAAGAGGAACGGATTCCGTCCCGGATGTCTTTTGAAAGGCAGGCAACCGTTTCGGCATCGGTTTCAAAGGTGTTCAAAAGGTCATAGAGGCAGGCCGGTTTCTCGTCGCTGTCGGGAATCTGCGCCAGTTTCTTTTCCAGAAAATCGACGACTTTAAGGAAATCTGCCATCTGCTCCTGTGCCCGATAGATTTCCGCGTAACGCTCGAAAGAATCCCGGGCTGTCTGCAGGTTCAGCGCAATAAGATCGGCAAGACCGCTGTTGAACAGGGTGTAGGCATCATCGAATAAGGAAATCTGTTCAAAAACAGGATGGGCTTTTGGGTTCATGACGATGCGGACGTCCTCAAGAAGAAGACCTCTGCTTATCGCAGAGGTCTGTTTTTTGGAGAAATCAGAAACTCATGAGGAAAGAGGGTAGACTATGGGAGACTGAAACGTCCTTCTGCATCGGCTAAAGCGATATTGACTTCCAGGACTTCATAATTGCCGTTCTTTTCCACGTTAACCTTGATCTGGTTATCGGCGACGTTGACATATTTTCTGACGACGTCCAGCAGCTCCTTCTGCATGATCGGAAGGAAATCGAAGGAACCGTGGTAAAGAGTGCTCCGCTCGTGGGCCACGATAATCTGCAGGCGCTCCTTTGCGACCGCCGCACTTTTTCGTTGTTTCAGAAAACTGAAATAATTCAAGATATTCATGCTAATTTCCAAATAAGCGAGCAAAAAAACTCTTTTTTGTCAGAAAGCGTTCCGGTCGGTCTTCCCCGAGAAAACGGGCGACGACATCCAGGTAGGCCTGCCCGGCGTCGCTATTCTTATCCAGGGGAACGGGAACCCCGGAATTGGAGGCCTGAAGAACCGACGGGGATTCCGGAATAATGCCCAGCAACGGGATCGCCAGAATTTCCTGAATATCCTTGGCGCTCATCATGTCCCCGGTATTGACGCGTTTGGGGAAGTAGCGGGTTACCAGCAGATGCTCCCGGACCGGGGCGTCTCCATTCTGTGCCCGCTTGGTTTTGCTGGCCAGAATGCCGATGATCCGGTCCGAATCGCGAACGGAGGATACCTCCGGATTGGTTACAATAATGGCTTCATCGGCGAAATACATGGCCATAATGGCCCCGTGTTCGATCCCGGCCGGCGAGTCGCACACAATGAAATCAAAACGCTCCTTAAGTTCTTCAAAAACTTTTTCGACCCCTTCCACGGTCAACGTATCCTTATCCCGGGTCTGGGATGCGGGGAGGACATAGAGGTCCTCGACGCGCTTGTCCTTGATCAATGCCTGATTGAGATTCCCCTCTCCCCTGATGACATTGACGAAATCGTACACAACGCGACGTTCACAACCCATGATCAGGTCCAGATTACGCAACCCGATGTCAAAATCGATGACAACCGTTTTATGCCCACGCAATGCAAGGCCTGTAGCAATAGCGGCGCTGGTCGTGGTCTTTCCCACGCCACCCTTTCCGGAGGTAACAACGATGATTCTAGCCAAGGGAAAATCTCCTTAAAAACAAAATGCAGTCTTTCAATAATCAAAATTTAAAATAAGCAGGGTCCCATCCAAAATCCAAATCCCTCCATGACCTTGATCGAGGCTATCCTTCAAAGGGTTGGATTCTCAAACGATCATCTTCAAGATAAATCTGAACGGCTTTGCCTCTCACCGAATCGTCAAAGTCTTCGTTCAGCTTATATTGTCCGGCAATGGAAACCAGTTCCGCATCGAAATGCCGGCAGAAAATCCGGGCTTCGGAATATCCGTGGATTCCCGCGACGGCCCGCCCCCGCAGGGCTCCGTACACATGAATGCTTTTTCCTGCCAGAACTTCCGCTCCGGGGTTGACCGCCGACAAAACCACCAGATCTCCCTGAAGGGCTATCACCTGCTGCCCGGAGCGAACGGGCTGGGAGACGATTTTGTCCTTCGTTGCAGGGAGCGTCCGCTCCTCCTGAGGTTCTGTCCTGGAGACGACGGGCTTGGTGTCGGGAAGAATTCCCAGGGACAGACGAAGCGCCGCCTCCTGCTGTTGGGAGTTGCCTCCCCGAATGCCGACGGGTACCAGACCGTGTCTTCGAAACAGATCCACAAGGTGATGAAAATCGACCGGAGCTTCCGGATTCTGCAGCGCATTCAGGTCAAGAACAAGAGGGGCGTTGTGGAACAGATTCTTTGCCTTGGCGATTTTCTCGGTGAACTGCTGTTCAATACGGTCCCTGTCGCTGTCGTAGAGATACAACACCATCAGAGACAGCAGGTTGCCTTTTAACTCAAGAACTGGCGTATGTGCAACAGATGAGGACATGTTATCTCGTAAACATCCCGCGGGCCGATGATTCCGGAATCTATTGTCTGCGTTTCTGCTTCGGCAAGGGCAACGTGGTCAAACCGGTTCCCTGGAGACGGATGGTACCTTTTGATGGTTAATATTTTTCAAGTTGAGGAACTATAAATGGAAGGTCAGTCTGTGTCAAGGAAATTAGAACCGGGAGAGGAAATTTTGTTCCGATGATCTGAACATCTTGAATATGTTCAGGATACTGTAAATCTCCCGGCAATACGCATACCCTTCTGAACGTTTCAGATAAGCAACCTGTGCGATTTCAACAATCGCTTTTCCCCGTCGAACTAGAAAAATAGATTCTTTCGGTTGGTTCACAGAATCTACGTATTCTTCCTATAGCCTTTCCTCTGTGGTTCCGGATTTCGTCAGAAGACGGTTGAGGGCAAGCCGTACACTCAGGATTGGCTACTTACGAGCACTATAAGTTGCATCCTTAGATTGTTGATAAATTTATTGAAAGCAAGATTTGCAGAGGATGCGATTGTTCGGAGGATTTCTTTTTGTTAAGTGTGCAGCTGTGATCCGTGGGAAAACGAGTTTGCCGGTTACCTGCTCCATCTACTTACCCGCACCTACGAATGCATTATGAAATTGCCGATTATTTATTGAAAGTGAGATTTGCGGGGATTGCGATTGTGTGGCAGATTTCTTTTGGTACTGCACATCAGTAATCAGTGAAAATTGATTGAGGATATTGATGCTATCTACCAGCCGTTCGCTTGAGAGTGATTATCGAAATTGAAGAGTTGACCGGCGCAGGGGAGTCTCACCCTCGTCTCCAGAACTGGACGTGACAGGAAGGTCCGATAAAGTACCGATCTGCGGAAGTATCCCTAATGAATGTTCTACCCGTTTAATACATGGCTGATTGTCTGAGCCAATTCGTCCAAAGATTTGTACCTTGAAAAGGTTGCCGTTCAATCCCTCTTCAGATCCTGCAGTGGATTGACCATCTACTCCAGCTTCATCTTTCTGTCCTCAATTTCCTGTTCTGACAAACCTTCATAGGGTGTTTCTGATTTCAACATTACTTCTGCTTCAAGCACTACCCGAAAAAGGTGCGTTATCATATCAGCACTTACATCCTTGTAATTGTCGGGTGTCACTTGAATCATTTGCATTGCAGCAATTATCCGGTCTTCGTGTGACATGGCCATGATAAAACCCTCCCTCATTATAGTATTTGACTATTAAATATCATCTCAAAGAATAACTGTCAAACACTTTCAGTAATAAAAAAATGGTCTTACCGTTTTGTACATATTTTAAACGGAAATTATTAATTTTCCTTTCCACATAAATCGAAGATAAGTATTTGAAATATTGCGTCACTTCAGAGAAGTCAAAATGAACGAGGAAGGAGGGTTGCAGATTCCTGAAATGAAAATTTGTTGACAAGACAATGCAAGTTTCACCAGCTATTTAATAAACTGCTTCAAAAATCTGCCTCCACCTTTTTTTGTGTTTGCAATTATGCATTTTCTTTAAAAATAACAGTTTTGGTAGACTGGGAAAGAAGATGCGTCAACCGGCTGAGTCAAGACATTTGGGAAGAAAAGGTTGGGGAAGTTTTTTCTATCTGAGGTGCACTGCCGGTGGATTATTTCTTCTTTTTCTTATAAAGAACAGGCATGTTGAAATGAGGCCGGAGCAAGAGCACAGAAGACTTCGGGTGGCAGAGCCATGGATAGGGAAAATATTGAAGAGCTTTTGCATGGGCGGGGTCCTAACGCCGGGCCTCTCCTTATTCAACTGCCGGAAAGAGAACATGTACGGCTGCGGGAAGCATGGACCCTTGTCCATGATGCATTGATCCTGTCATAGAGAAAAAATCAGGTATGTCGAAAAATCGGGAACATTTTTTAGATCTTCCGGACAAAGCGAGGAACGAGTCGGTGTCGGATATTCCTCTGCTGAGCGTTCGCGGCGGGAAGCGCCTCCGGCCTGAAGGAGTGCGGAACCTGCTGATCCGGGGCACCAACTGGATCGGCGATGTGGTGATGACCCTTCCGGCCATTGCCTCCATACGTAAAACCTTTCCCGATGCGCACATAGCCATCCTCGTCAAGCCCTGGGTTGCTGATGTCCTGCGCCTCTGTCCGGATGTGGACGAAATTCTGCTCTATAAAAGTCCGGGAATTCACGCAGGGATGAAGGGGAAGGTCCGTCTGGCCGGAGAGCTGCGGGAACGCCGTTTCGACGCGGCGATCCTGCTGCAGAATGCCATTGAGGCGGCTATTCTGACCCGCATGGCGGGGATTCCGATCCGGGCCGGTTACAACAGCGATGCCCGGGGAGCGCTGCTCACCCATGCCGTCCGGCGAACCCGGGAAGTGCGGCAGGTCCATCAGGTCAATTATTATCGTGCCATGGTGCAGGCCCTGGGGTGCGAGCCGACGGATATCGGGGCCATGCTGAAGCCGGGAGCCGAGGATCAGAAACTTGCGGAGCGGCTGATGTCCGAATTTTCCCTGGAAAAGGGATCTTTCCTGGTGGGAATGGCCCCCGGCGCGGCCTATGGACCGGCTAAGATGTGGTTCCCTGAACGCTTTGGGGCAGTGGCCGATCGGCTTATCTCTGAATTGAACGCCCGGGTTCTTCTCTTTGGAAGTTCTGGAGACAGGAAAGCCATTGAGGAGGTTCAGGGCAGTTCCAGCTTTTCCCTGTTGGATCTGGCGGGAAAAACCTCCCTGCGGGAGGCGATCGTCCTGATGTCCCGCTGCGGCCTCTTTGTCTCCAACGATTCCGGCCTGATGCATGTGGCCGGCGCCCTTGGGGTTCCGACCGTGGCCATCTTCGGGTCAACCAATCCAGTGACGACTTCCCCCT
Protein-coding sequences here:
- the fmt gene encoding methionyl-tRNA formyltransferase codes for the protein MPKPTLMFMGTPEFALPSLEKLVEKQFEIVAVVTQPDRPKGRGKQLMPPPVKEVAIRYDIPVLQPQRVKEPSFMETLKTFSPDLIVVAAFGQILPREVLNFPPLGCINVHPSLLPKYRGAAPLNWTLINGETNTGVTIMYMDEGLDTGDILLQEATPVDPEETFGHLHDRLAALGADLLISAIALLEAHQAPRRPQEDSLSSYAPMLKKEDGLIRWDAEVSTIVNRIRGLSPAPCAYTFLDGKTLKIFAATGIEGPVSTQPGRVGDVTKEGLQVTAKNGYVLLTDIQMENRKRMIASDFLRGYKLSPDTILG
- a CDS encoding tetratricopeptide repeat protein is translated as MNPKAHPVFEQISLFDDAYTLFNSGLADLIALNLQTARDSFERYAEIYRAQEQMADFLKVVDFLEKKLAQIPDSDEKPACLYDLLNTFETDAETVACLSKDIRDGIRSSFQRRILQAIEDYHLCDAPYLSNSVPTGYVYLQAGRPAEAIRALQACLPLSPRNSLIYGYLGDAYAMRNEFAQARQCYLNACLNDPKAVDWNFLQDSDLVSLKDRLMDRYGNEALALEWLPVHAMFLDLFKPNLLGFYEGLKELVEDYLALQKKFQRAPEPELKARLFLRALLLCNQEAHLRFIKTVNFIDLRKMMKNLDAGLFAKYLKWIEKRKSTSK
- the minE gene encoding cell division topological specificity factor MinE, which gives rise to MNILNYFSFLKQRKSAAVAKERLQIIVAHERSTLYHGSFDFLPIMQKELLDVVRKYVNVADNQIKVNVEKNGNYEVLEVNIALADAEGRFSLP
- the minD gene encoding septum site-determining protein MinD; amino-acid sequence: MARIIVVTSGKGGVGKTTTSAAIATGLALRGHKTVVIDFDIGLRNLDLIMGCERRVVYDFVNVIRGEGNLNQALIKDKRVEDLYVLPASQTRDKDTLTVEGVEKVFEELKERFDFIVCDSPAGIEHGAIMAMYFADEAIIVTNPEVSSVRDSDRIIGILASKTKRAQNGDAPVREHLLVTRYFPKRVNTGDMMSAKDIQEILAIPLLGIIPESPSVLQASNSGVPVPLDKNSDAGQAYLDVVARFLGEDRPERFLTKKSFFARLFGN
- the minC gene encoding septum site-determining protein MinC, with amino-acid sequence MSSSVAHTPVLELKGNLLSLMVLYLYDSDRDRIEQQFTEKIAKAKNLFHNAPLVLDLNALQNPEAPVDFHHLVDLFRRHGLVPVGIRGGNSQQQEAALRLSLGILPDTKPVVSRTEPQEERTLPATKDKIVSQPVRSGQQVIALQGDLVVLSAVNPGAEVLAGKSIHVYGALRGRAVAGIHGYSEARIFCRHFDAELVSIAGQYKLNEDFDDSVRGKAVQIYLEDDRLRIQPFEG
- the waaF gene encoding lipopolysaccharide heptosyltransferase II; its protein translation is MSKNREHFLDLPDKARNESVSDIPLLSVRGGKRLRPEGVRNLLIRGTNWIGDVVMTLPAIASIRKTFPDAHIAILVKPWVADVLRLCPDVDEILLYKSPGIHAGMKGKVRLAGELRERRFDAAILLQNAIEAAILTRMAGIPIRAGYNSDARGALLTHAVRRTREVRQVHQVNYYRAMVQALGCEPTDIGAMLKPGAEDQKLAERLMSEFSLEKGSFLVGMAPGAAYGPAKMWFPERFGAVADRLISELNARVLLFGSSGDRKAIEEVQGSSSFSLLDLAGKTSLREAIVLMSRCGLFVSNDSGLMHVAGALGVPTVAIFGSTNPVTTSPSGKRTIVVRGKADCSPCLKKVCPTDFQCMKSIGVEDVYRAARTMMKA